The bacterium DNA segment TATAAAACATGAGTTTAACTTACAAAATCAAGGCGCATTCTACGTGCGGCGATCAGTAGTCATTGTAAAAATTTTTTAGATAAAAATATCCGCAAAGAGCAATTATAGGAGCCTTTCATTATGAAATTCATCGTCACTCAGGCTGATTTGAGCAAAGCGCTCGTCAAAGTCATAAGTGTTGTTCCCGCCAAAACAACATTACCGGTGCTCGGAAATATTCTCATTACGGCGAAAGAAGGTTTTTTGAATTTAACGGCTACCGATCTCGACGTTTCCATTACCACAAAAATATCCGTCGACGTCAAAGAACCGGGCGGCATTACCGTGCCGTCGAAACAATTCAATGAATTGATCAAAAATTTACCGAATATTCCCCTGGAAATTTCTTCCGATGCGCAATTTAAGCTTTTAGTGAAATGCGATAAAGGCGATTACCGGTTGTCCGGTGAAACGGATGACGATTATCCGGCGTTACCGGTCGTCGATGAAAAAGGAAAATTGAAAATCGATGCAAAAGTATTGTCCCGCATGATCGGCAAAACGTCGTTCTCGGTTTCGAGCGATCCTTTGCGTCCGGCGCTCACGGGCGTGCTCTTCCAGGTGATGGGCAGCGAATTGCGGTTGGTTGCGACCGACGGCCATCGCCTCGCCAAAATGACGTACACGAAATTCGAGTCGAACATCAAAGACGCGCTGAATGTGATCGTTCCGACCAAAGCGCTCAGCGAAGTGGCCAAGGAAAACAAAGATGTGACGTCGATCAATTTCGGCCAAAACCACATTCGGTTCGACATGGGCGACACGCAGGTGTACAGCCGGATATTGGAAGAAACATATCCTGATTACGAACGCGTCATTCCATCCAATAACGATAAACAAATGACGGCTGAAACCCATATGCTGGCGGATGCATTCAAACGCGTGTCGATTTTTGCCAACCCGATCACGCATCAGGTGCGAATGGGGATGAGTAAAAAAGATCTTACGATCACAGCGGAGGATATGGACGGAGGCAACAAAGGCACTGAAAAATTGAAAGTTCAGTTCGAAGGCGACGATATCCAGATCGGCTACAATGCGCACCTGCTGATGTCAGCACTAAACAATATCGACACAAGCGAAGTGCATATGCATTTCAAAGGCCCTACGAGCGCAGGTATCATCACGCCGTCGCACCAGGTGGAAAATGAACACCAAATGATGTTGGTGATGCCGGTGCGGTTGAATGACTGATGGCTGCATGAACGAAATACCTTTACATGGTCATTGCTCATTTACGACTTAAAGATTTTAGAAATTACGAATCGGTTGGGATCGATTTTTCTGACGGTTTGAATATCATTCTTGGCAATAACGGGCAGGGAAAAACATCGATTCTTGAAGCGATTTATTTTTTGTGTCTTTCCAAAAGTTTTAAAACTCCCGATGATGCAGCGGCATTGCGATTTGAACAGCCGTTTTTTGAAGCGGAGGGACGATTCTGTTCTTTGGCAAATGGTGCGCAAAACGTGCGCGTGGTTTTTCAGCGCGGTGAAGGCAAATCCGTTTTAATTGATAAAAAACGATTGGATAAGTTTTCCGAGCTGATCGGGAAATTTCCGGTTGCGATTTCGGCGCCCGAAGATGTTGCCATCGTATCCGGTTCGCCCGGCGAACGCCGCCGATGGATGGACATTGCGCTCTCGCAAATGCAGGTTTTGTATCTCAAAGATCTGCAGGATTACCGGCAGGCGTTACGCCAACGTAATGCACTTTTGAATGCCGAACCCCAGCGATTAGAGAGTCTGGATTCATGGGATGGAGCGCTGGCAGCCAACGGTGCGCGGATTCTCAAACGGCGATTCGAATTTGTTCAGGAATTCAGGCCGCTCGTTTGTAAGGTATATGCGGCGATTGCGTCGCAGGCCGAATCCGTTGACTTGGAATACAAAAGCACGATAGCCGATATCGCGGAAGCCGATGAAACATTCATTCGCGATCAATTCATAAAAACTTTGCGTGACGGCCGAATGAAGGAATGCCAGCGCCGAACGTCGCTTTTCGGTCCGCATAAAGATGAAATACGGTTTTCGATCAACGGTGTCAATATCCGGGATTACGGTTCCCAAGGTCAATTTAAAACATTCGCTTTGGCTTTAAAATTTGCTGAGTTTCTATTTCTCAAAGAACGGCTCGAACAGACGCCGATATTACTTTTGGATGATGTCTTTTCAGAACTCGACCGGGCACGCCGCGAGCAGCTTTTGCGGTATTTAGAAAATGCCGGCCAGGTTTTTTTGACGACGGCCGAACGGACGTTTGATTATTCGGTTGAAAAACCATTGAAGTTTTATACGGTAGAAAAGGGCGTAGTAAGCATTGAATAAAAAAAACGCTCAAACCGTCGGCACGGCGCTCGATCAATTGTTAAAAAATCTTGGCATCGACCGGCGCGTTCATGAACAAAAAGTTGTTCTCGAGTTTGAAAAAGCCATGGGCTCTGAGTTCTGTAAACGCGCACGTGCGGTGAAAATTGAAAATGGAGTTTTATTTCTCGAAGTCATTAACAGCGTATGGCGGCAGGAATTATTTTATCAGAAAGATTCCATTCGCCAACGCTTGAATGCATATTTTGGCGATTATACGATCAAAGAGATTATTTTCAGATAAAAACCAACTAAAGGAAAAAAACATACATGGCAGTAGCTGAAAAAGAGAAAAAAGTCGGCTCGAAATATGATGCCGAGAATATACAGGTACTCGAGGGCCTGGAGCACGTAAGGCGCCGTCCGGCGATGTATATTGGCGATGTCGGTGCTCGCGGATTGCACCATCTTGTTTATGAAATCGTTGACAATTCGATCGACGAAGCGATGGCGGGTTATTGTTCGGAGATCAATGTATTTATCAATTCAGACAATAGTGTAACGGTCGTTGATAATGGCCGCGGTATTCCCGTAGATATGCATAAAACCGAGAAAAAGCCGGCCGTTGAAGTCGTCATGACCGTGCTCGGCGCCGGCGGTAAATTCGATAAAAATACATACAAGGTTTCGGGTGGTCTCCACGGCGTCGGTGCTTCTGTCGTCAATGCTCTTTCCGAGTGGTGCGAAGTGGAAGTTCGCCGCAATGGCAAACTTTACCGTCAGAAATATAAGGCCGGTAAGGCTACAACCAAGGTTGAAGAGGTTGGTAAATCCAAGGAAACGGGTACCACGACGACGTTCATGGCCGACAGCTCTATTTTCAAAAAGACGAGTTATACTTTTGAAACGCTTGCTTCACGCTTGCGTGAACTGGCATTTCTGAATCGCAATCTCAAAATTTCTCTCGAAGACAAGCGCGAAAAGAATAAAAAAGAAGAATACCATTACGAAGGCGGTATTACGGAGTTCGTCAAATACCTCGATGAATCGCGTCAGGCCATCATGAAGAAACCGGTTTATATCGAAGTTGAAAAAGAAAATACCCCGGTCGAAATTGCGTTTCAGTACAACGACTCTTATACAGAGAACGTATTCAGCTACGTCAATAACATCAATACGATCGAAGGCGGTACGCACCTTTCAGGTTTTCGTACGGCATTGACTCGTACGCTGAATAACTACGCCACTAAAAACAATCTGATCAAAGAAAAAGAAGGTATAACGATCACCGGCGACGATACGCGCGAAGGACTTACAGCGATCATCAGCGTAAAAGTAGCCGAGCCGCAATTCGAAGGTCAGACAAAAACGAAGCTGGGTAATAGCGAAGTCAAAGGCATTGTCGAATCGGCGGTTGGTGACGGCTTGGGCGAATTTCTCGAAAAAAGTCCCGGCATTGCCAAACAGATTATCGATAAATGTGTTCAGGCGGCACGGGCTCGTGAAGCGGCGCGCAAAGCCCGCGACCTGACGCGTAAGAAAAACATGCTGGAAAGTTCCGGCTTGCCCGGCAAACTGGCCGACTGTTCGATCAATGATCCGCAATATTGTGAAATTTATCTGGTCGAGGGTGATTCGGCAGGCGGTTCGGCCAAACAAGGGCGTGATCGTAAATTTCAAGCGATCCTTCCTTTGAAAGGTAAAATCCTCAATGTCGAAAAAGCGCGCCTGGATAAGATGTTATCCAACGAGGAAATTCTGACCATCGTCAGCGCGATCGGAACGGGCATTGGTACGGATGATTTCAATATTGGGAATCTCCGTTATGGCAAAGTCATTATCATGACCGATGCCGACGTCGACGGCGCACATATTCGTACACTGCTTCTGACGTTTTTCTTTCGTCACATGAGGCCTTTGGTGGAAAACGGCAATCTTTATATCGCTCAGCCGCCGCTTTATAAACTCAAAAAAGGCAAAGAAGAGAAATACGCTTTTGACGATGAGGAAAAGGCTACCTACCTCAAACAATGGGGCGCCAAAGAAGACGATGTCAATATTCAGCGTTACAAAGGTTTGGGAGAAATGAACCCGGAACAGTTGTGGAATACGACGATGGATCCGGATAAACGTGTCATGTTGCAGGTTTCAATCGAAGATGCGGCCACAGCCGATCACGTATTTTCAACCCTCATGGGCGATGCGGTGGAACCGCGTCGGAAGTTCATCGAGGACAATGCAAAATACGTTCGTAACCTGGATATTTAAAAATTTAATCATCAGAATCATTTAGGAGTTAGCAACTGAATGTCAACTATAGAAAAAATCGTTCCGAAGAATATTGAAGACGAAATGCGTGAGTGTTACATCGACTATTCCATGTCGGTTATCGTCTCCCGTGCCATTCCTGACGTCCGTGACGGATTGAAGCCAGTTCATCGTCGTGTGCTTTTCGGCATGAATGAACTTAGCATGTCTTACAACAAACCGTACAAAAAATCCGCGCGTATCGTCGGTGAAGTGCTCGGCAAGTACCATCCGCACGGCGATACAGCCGTGTATGACACGATCGTGCGTATGGCCCAACCCTTCTCGTTGCGCTATATGCTCGTTGACGGTCAGGGTAATTTCGGTTCCATCGACGGCGATTCGCCGGCGGCCATGCGTTATACCGAGTGTCGGCTTTCGCGCATTGCCGAAGAAATGTTACGCGACCTGGAAAAAAACACGGTCAACTTTGTTCCCAATTTCGACGATACTCTCCAAATGCCAGAAGTTTTGCCGGCGGTTATCCCCAATCTTTTGATCAATGGTTCGACGGGTATCGCCGTAGGTATGGCTACCAATATTCCACCGCACAATCTCTCGGAAGTCATCGACGCCGTTTCGGCTGTAATCGACGACGAAAACATTTCGGTCAAAGATTTGATGAAGCACGTCAAAGGTCCGGACTTTCCTACCGGCGGTATCATCAACGGCACCAACGGCATCAAGGAGGCTTACGAAACCGGTCGCGGTAAACTGACCATTCGTGCGCGTGCCAGCATTGAAACGGCTAAAAATGGCCGGCAGAGTATCATCGTTACCGAGCTGCCCTATATGGTTAACAAGGCCAATCTTGTTGAAAAAATTTCGGAATTGAACCGCGACAAAAAGGTTGAAGACATCAGCGCGCTTCGCGACGAGTCCGACCGTGACGGTATCCGTGTGGTGATCGAACTGAAACGTGACGCCAATGCTCAGGTTGTGATGAACAACCTGTTCAAACATACTCAGATGCAGACGACGTTCGGCATTATTATGCTGGCTTTGGTCGACGGCCGTCCGATGGTGCTCAATCTCCGCCAGGCATTGCAGCATTTTGTTGATCACCGGCATGAAGTGGTCAATCGTCGTACAAAATTCGAACTCGATGCCGCCGAAAAACGCGCCCACATCCTCGAAGGCTTAAAGATTGCCTTGGAAAATATCGACGCCGTCATCGCACTGATCAAAAAAGCAAAAGACCCTCAGACCGCGAAAGACGGTTTGATGAAAAAATTCAAGCTGTCCGAGATACAGGCACTCGAAATTCTCAAAATGCAACTCCAACGGTTGACCAATCTTGAAGTGGAGAAAATCGAAAACGAGTACAAAGAAATTATCAAACTCATTGAGAAGCTCAGAGGCATTTTGGCCAGCAAAGCCAAGCGGATGAATATCATCAAGGAGGAGCTTGCGGAAATCAAAAAAACATTCGGTGACGATCGCCGTACGGAAATTCTGAAGAAAGAAGTGGAGGAGATCGACTTCGAAGACACCATTGCCGAAGAAGAAATGGTCGTGACGATTTCCCACCAAGGTTATATCAAACGTTTCCCGGTCAGCGGTTATCGACGTCAAGGACGCGGAGGAACGGGCGTTTCCGGCGGTACGACGAAAGACGACGATTACATCGAACATCTGTTTGTCGCGTCGACGCACGATTATATTTTATTCTTTACCAACAAAGGACGTTGTTACTGGCTCAAGGTATATGAAGTTCCACAAGTAGGCAAAACGGCTCGCGGCAAACACATCACCAATGTGATCGAGCAACAAAGCGACGAACAAATCCGTGCCTTCATCAATGTCAAAGAATTTGATGAGAAATACTCTGCGGTCATGGTAACCAAGTTCGGTGTGATCAAGAAGACGAATTTGTCGGAATTCAGTAATCCGCGCAAAGGCGGAATTATAGCGATTACTATCGAAGATAAAGACGATTTGGTCGACGTCAAACTTACTGACGGAAAGCAAGACATTATCCTCGGAACGAAAGATGGGATTGCGATCCGGTTTAAAAACGATGACGTGCGGGAGATGGGCCGTTCGGCTCGCGGCGTAACCGGCATCACGTTGGAGAAAAAAGATTTCGTCGTCGGCATGGTGACGCTCAAACGTGAAAACGGAACCATTCTGGTCGTTTCTGATCTCGGTTACGGCAAACGCAGCGATGTCGGCGATTACCGGATCACACGCCGCGGCGGTAAAGGCATTATCACCATGAAGTCCACCGACAAAACCGGCAATATGATTGCAATCAGGGAAGTGGTTGATAATGAAGATCTCATGATCATTACTCAAAACGGAATGGTCATTCGTCTGAAGATGGCTGATATTCGTACGATGGGTCGTAATACGCAAGGCGTACGGTTAGTCAAACTGAAAGAGGATGATACCATTTCTGATATTACCAGTATTCAGGAAGACGAAGAAGGCGCAGAAGAATAATGAACAATAATCGATCTGATAAGTCCAAACAAAGCCCCGGGAAGGTATCGCTTTCCACGGTACGGCGGCTTTCCAAATATTACCGCACGCTAACGGAATTGATCAAAGACGGTGTGGAGTATGTGTCTTCGGATGAACTCGCACGTATCGAGGGACTGACGTCGGCGCAGGTGCGAAAAGACTTTTCATTCTTTGGTAATTTTGGCAAACGAGGATTGGGATACACGACGCTCGATCTGAAACAAAACATTGCCGAAATTCTCGGATTAGATCGTCAGTGGAACGTAGCGATTATCGGTGCGGGTAATATTGGAACGGCGCTCATCGATTATAAAGAATTTGCCGCTCACGGATTTCATCTAAAATTGATTTTTGACAATGATCCGTCCAAGATCGGTAAAAAAATCAAGTCACTGTTCGTGAAAAATATGGAAACAATGAGCGATGAATTTGAAAAAGAAAAAATCGACATTGCAATTCTTGCTGTGCCTGCTGAAGCGGCTCAACAGGCTGCCGATCGTATCGTAAAAACCGGAGTCAAAGCCATTCTGAATTTTGCTCCGCGAAGTCTGAATGTTCCTGAAGGAACGGCCGTACGGCAGGAAAATACCGCGATGGAGTTGGAAGCACTTTCCTATTTTATTACGAGTAAACAGAAGAAAGAGGCTTCATGAGCTTAGCGCTTTTTGACAAAATTGTTGAAACCGTGTACGCACAGCTCGAAATGAAATTGAGCTCGTCAAAAACGCATCGTTCGTATTACGAATTGACGAAAGATACGGATGAAGTCATACGTAAAATCTTTCAAATGCGGTATGAAGATATTTTTTTGCAGGAGAAACAGCGCATCGGTTCGGCTCCTGTTCACGCATCCTTAAATTACGCTTCAGAACCGTTATCCAAAAGTCTTACGTCGCTCATTGATGACCACAAAAAAAACTTCCTGATTTCAAAAGATGAAGTCGAGAAAGCGGTCAAGGAAACGCTTTTTTTGCGCATCCGGTACATTGTCATGCCGCTTGCAACTCTAGAAGACGTGTTGTTTTCGACGTCGGCCACGCGCCCGGTTAACGAAATCATCGTCAAGATGCGCGAATTTGAAAAATACCGCTATTATACCGACGCACTCGAAAAATATGCCCAAGCCAAAAGCATTGCCTATCTCACCAAAGGGCAGTTCCGCTTGCTCCTGACTGAAATCAATCAGAGTTTGTTCAGCCGGGACGGGTTGGAAAACGTATTGAAGGTGAGCGGGCTCATCATGAAGGAACTCAACGACCTTCAAGCCCGTACGTCCAATAGTATTGAAATCGATATTTTGATGAAAGCGTTTGAAGACCGATCGCTGAGGGATTTTGAAGTGGCGTTGAATATTGAGAAAGAATTGGGCAGCGATCAGATCAATCTTTACGGCTTGCGTCAGGTACTAAATCGTTTTACGATTCTCAAAGCCAATAAAGCTGTACCCGAACTTCCAAAGCCGTACGATGCTTCCGTTAAAACCGTTGAAACAAAACCGAAAGATACGACGGGCGTCATCATCAATGAAACATTGAAAAAAGACGAAAGCGGCGAGCTGATTGACATTAAAGAAATTTTAGAAAAAAAGAATCAGCCGAAAGAATCTACCGACAGCCACAAAAAACAGATTTTGCAAACCGGGGCAAGCGATCAATCCGGAGAAACTGCCGTACGATCCACGGGCGCTCCTTTAACGATTGAGCCGGCCGATGTCACCGGTGAATTTATTAAAGAGGAATTGGTTGAAAGTTTTTCGGATGATACCAGCGCGATCAAATTATCGGCTTTGAAAGAATCCGATCGATTGGTTTTAATGGAATCGTTGATCAATGAAAAAGATGAAAAAATAATTTTGAAAAGTATTTTTAACGACGACCGTGAAGATTACCGTGAATTTATGCACGGAGTGAATCGCTCCAAAACGTGGAAAGAAGCGATCGGCGTTCTGGACGATAAACTCGTCGCCAATAAAGTCGATCCTTACAGCAAAGAAGCGATTCGCCTCAGCGATATTGTTTATACGCGTTATTATCCACCCGAACAAAATAATTGATCAGATGAGATCGGAATGTTACTGGAATTAATCGGAGAGTGATATGGAAAATTTGTCTTATCTTTTTGCCGCTTTTACATTCGTATGGCTGATCATTTACTTTCTTATCTATCGTATGTCCAAAAGACAAAAAGAACTGTTGCAGGAAATACAGCAGGTCAAACGTATGCTGGATGAAAAAGGAAAAAAATAAGGATAGAGAGTTAATCCGACTCCGTGAGGCCGTCGACAAAAATACAGATGGCTGTAAGATTATCCATGGCGCCGCCGGTATATGCAATTTCTTTAATCGTTTGGCAAATTTCTTCAGGATTTTTCCCGCTTTTACTCAACTCGGCAATCATATCCATCGTTACATATTCAGAAACGCCATCCGAACACAATAAATAAAAATCGCCTTCTTGCATTTCGATTTCTTTGGTGTAAACATCGATATCCGGTTTGTGCGCGATACAACTAATCAGAACATTACGCATAGGGTGCCGGCGAGCCTGTTCCGGCGTGATAACGCCTTTGTCGATCATCTGCTGGACGATGCTCTGGTCCTTGCTTAACTGATCCACTTTACCATTTCGCGAACGGTAAATTTTACTGTCGCCCACGTGACCCACCAGCGCACGGTTCATGTAAAAATACAAAACCGATAATGTCGATCCCATGTTTTTATATTCAGGTTTTTGCGCTTCCTGATAAACAAGGTAATTGACTTTTTTGATGACCCGCTCGATGACCGATAATTCGCTCCGTGAAGACAAACCGTTTTCACGGGTAGCATCTCTAAAGAAGTCATTGAATTTTTCAACGGTCATGTGACTGGCTACTTCGCCGGCAAGTTCGCCGCCCAACCCGTCCGCAACAATAAAGAGGGGTTCAGCCACCAGAAATGAATCTTCATTATGATGGCGATTGGGGTTGAGTCCGCGATCCGTAATACTCGCGAAACGTAAAATCATTCAGTGAATTCTCCGAAAATGAAATGTCAATAGAGGTTCGTAGAGCTATGTTATAAAAATTATTCGGATAAATCAAGCGGCAAAAAATGCTATAATCGTTTTTAAAATTTGACTTTCAATGCCGGGCGATTTACATTTATATAATTCCAAAATTTACCAGGGAGGCTTTTCATGACACGCGTGATTGTAACTGCTTTATTACTTTTAAGCGCCGTATCGGCTTTTGCACAGGATTCTCAATACAGTTCCGATGATTTGAAGAAACGGAAAAAAATTTCGGAAAGCGAATGGAATACCATGCAAGAACGTACACAAAACCGGAGCCAGCAGTTTGTTTCAACGAATAGCGGCGATGCGTCTGTATGGGGACAGCAGGGTTATACGGTTTTGAAAATCAATCAATCGCTCGATTTGAAAAGTGAAGTGAATGCCGTATTTGAAAGCATGGCCTCGGCCGGTCAGAAAACCGATGGTGCAAAAGCTGATCGCAAACGTTATGCGTTTAAAATAGGTCCCGGAAAATTTGAAATCAAAGATGGGGTCGTCAAACGCGTTCAATAAAAAGCAGAAATTTAAAAAAGCAATTACTCGCTTACGCGCATCTATTTTATGAAAAGCATTTTTCTGGTTTTTGTAAAATTTTTTGTTATCATGCGATAAATGTATAGACCGCTCGCAACTTCTTTCCCTGATTCGTCTTTGCCATCCCACGTTACGAAGGAATAACCTGTCTCGGAACCGGCCGGTTTAAGCGTTCTGATTTTTTGGCCCAATACATTGTAAATTACAATCCGTACGGATTCCTGTTCAGGAAGATAAAACTCAATGGTCGTGGAACCG contains these protein-coding regions:
- a CDS encoding protein phosphatase 2C domain-containing protein is translated as MILRFASITDRGLNPNRHHNEDSFLVAEPLFIVADGLGGELAGEVASHMTVEKFNDFFRDATRENGLSSRSELSVIERVIKKVNYLVYQEAQKPEYKNMGSTLSVLYFYMNRALVGHVGDSKIYRSRNGKVDQLSKDQSIVQQMIDKGVITPEQARRHPMRNVLISCIAHKPDIDVYTKEIEMQEGDFYLLCSDGVSEYVTMDMIAELSKSGKNPEEICQTIKEIAYTGGAMDNLTAICIFVDGLTESD
- a CDS encoding CcmD family protein, with the protein product MENLSYLFAAFTFVWLIIYFLIYRMSKRQKELLQEIQQVKRMLDEKGKK
- a CDS encoding redox-sensing transcriptional repressor Rex, yielding MNNNRSDKSKQSPGKVSLSTVRRLSKYYRTLTELIKDGVEYVSSDELARIEGLTSAQVRKDFSFFGNFGKRGLGYTTLDLKQNIAEILGLDRQWNVAIIGAGNIGTALIDYKEFAAHGFHLKLIFDNDPSKIGKKIKSLFVKNMETMSDEFEKEKIDIAILAVPAEAAQQAADRIVKTGVKAILNFAPRSLNVPEGTAVRQENTAMELEALSYFITSKQKKEAS
- the recF gene encoding DNA replication/repair protein RecF produces the protein MVIAHLRLKDFRNYESVGIDFSDGLNIILGNNGQGKTSILEAIYFLCLSKSFKTPDDAAALRFEQPFFEAEGRFCSLANGAQNVRVVFQRGEGKSVLIDKKRLDKFSELIGKFPVAISAPEDVAIVSGSPGERRRWMDIALSQMQVLYLKDLQDYRQALRQRNALLNAEPQRLESLDSWDGALAANGARILKRRFEFVQEFRPLVCKVYAAIASQAESVDLEYKSTIADIAEADETFIRDQFIKTLRDGRMKECQRRTSLFGPHKDEIRFSINGVNIRDYGSQGQFKTFALALKFAEFLFLKERLEQTPILLLDDVFSELDRARREQLLRYLENAGQVFLTTAERTFDYSVEKPLKFYTVEKGVVSIE
- the gyrB gene encoding DNA topoisomerase (ATP-hydrolyzing) subunit B, with product MAVAEKEKKVGSKYDAENIQVLEGLEHVRRRPAMYIGDVGARGLHHLVYEIVDNSIDEAMAGYCSEINVFINSDNSVTVVDNGRGIPVDMHKTEKKPAVEVVMTVLGAGGKFDKNTYKVSGGLHGVGASVVNALSEWCEVEVRRNGKLYRQKYKAGKATTKVEEVGKSKETGTTTTFMADSSIFKKTSYTFETLASRLRELAFLNRNLKISLEDKREKNKKEEYHYEGGITEFVKYLDESRQAIMKKPVYIEVEKENTPVEIAFQYNDSYTENVFSYVNNINTIEGGTHLSGFRTALTRTLNNYATKNNLIKEKEGITITGDDTREGLTAIISVKVAEPQFEGQTKTKLGNSEVKGIVESAVGDGLGEFLEKSPGIAKQIIDKCVQAARAREAARKARDLTRKKNMLESSGLPGKLADCSINDPQYCEIYLVEGDSAGGSAKQGRDRKFQAILPLKGKILNVEKARLDKMLSNEEILTIVSAIGTGIGTDDFNIGNLRYGKVIIMTDADVDGAHIRTLLLTFFFRHMRPLVENGNLYIAQPPLYKLKKGKEEKYAFDDEEKATYLKQWGAKEDDVNIQRYKGLGEMNPEQLWNTTMDPDKRVMLQVSIEDAATADHVFSTLMGDAVEPRRKFIEDNAKYVRNLDI
- a CDS encoding DUF721 domain-containing protein, which translates into the protein MNKKNAQTVGTALDQLLKNLGIDRRVHEQKVVLEFEKAMGSEFCKRARAVKIENGVLFLEVINSVWRQELFYQKDSIRQRLNAYFGDYTIKEIIFR
- the dnaN gene encoding DNA polymerase III subunit beta; the encoded protein is MKFIVTQADLSKALVKVISVVPAKTTLPVLGNILITAKEGFLNLTATDLDVSITTKISVDVKEPGGITVPSKQFNELIKNLPNIPLEISSDAQFKLLVKCDKGDYRLSGETDDDYPALPVVDEKGKLKIDAKVLSRMIGKTSFSVSSDPLRPALTGVLFQVMGSELRLVATDGHRLAKMTYTKFESNIKDALNVIVPTKALSEVAKENKDVTSINFGQNHIRFDMGDTQVYSRILEETYPDYERVIPSNNDKQMTAETHMLADAFKRVSIFANPITHQVRMGMSKKDLTITAEDMDGGNKGTEKLKVQFEGDDIQIGYNAHLLMSALNNIDTSEVHMHFKGPTSAGIITPSHQVENEHQMMLVMPVRLND
- the gyrA gene encoding DNA gyrase subunit A, which encodes MSTIEKIVPKNIEDEMRECYIDYSMSVIVSRAIPDVRDGLKPVHRRVLFGMNELSMSYNKPYKKSARIVGEVLGKYHPHGDTAVYDTIVRMAQPFSLRYMLVDGQGNFGSIDGDSPAAMRYTECRLSRIAEEMLRDLEKNTVNFVPNFDDTLQMPEVLPAVIPNLLINGSTGIAVGMATNIPPHNLSEVIDAVSAVIDDENISVKDLMKHVKGPDFPTGGIINGTNGIKEAYETGRGKLTIRARASIETAKNGRQSIIVTELPYMVNKANLVEKISELNRDKKVEDISALRDESDRDGIRVVIELKRDANAQVVMNNLFKHTQMQTTFGIIMLALVDGRPMVLNLRQALQHFVDHRHEVVNRRTKFELDAAEKRAHILEGLKIALENIDAVIALIKKAKDPQTAKDGLMKKFKLSEIQALEILKMQLQRLTNLEVEKIENEYKEIIKLIEKLRGILASKAKRMNIIKEELAEIKKTFGDDRRTEILKKEVEEIDFEDTIAEEEMVVTISHQGYIKRFPVSGYRRQGRGGTGVSGGTTKDDDYIEHLFVASTHDYILFFTNKGRCYWLKVYEVPQVGKTARGKHITNVIEQQSDEQIRAFINVKEFDEKYSAVMVTKFGVIKKTNLSEFSNPRKGGIIAITIEDKDDLVDVKLTDGKQDIILGTKDGIAIRFKNDDVREMGRSARGVTGITLEKKDFVVGMVTLKRENGTILVVSDLGYGKRSDVGDYRITRRGGKGIITMKSTDKTGNMIAIREVVDNEDLMIITQNGMVIRLKMADIRTMGRNTQGVRLVKLKEDDTISDITSIQEDEEGAEE